The Kogia breviceps isolate mKogBre1 chromosome 19, mKogBre1 haplotype 1, whole genome shotgun sequence genome contains the following window.
CAGGGAGTAAGTGTGGTCAGGACAGAGAGCAGCCTTTGCTGCACCCCTGGCCCTCCTCGCGGGCTGCAGCCCAGCTGGGGGACGAGGGGACAAGTGACTCACAGGGTTGTGAGGAGAGGGGCGTTCTCAGAGGTGTGCATGACAGGCTCCAGGTCATAGATCCCACTCACCAGGAAGAAGCCTGTGAAGGTAAAGAACAGTCACAGAGCCAGGCTGCAGGTGGGGCAAGAGGGGACCAGCCCGCCTCCAGGGCCAGTGGGGCAAGACCAGGGTAGGGGGCAGAGAAGAAGCAAAGCAGGGCCTGCTCCCCAGGCTCGAAGCCCCGAGGTCAAGCTACTCACAGCTGTTGCAATTTCAAGCAGCTGTTACAGAACCTCAGGCCCATCAGGGGAGGGTGAATGCTGCCCGGCCAGGCTCAGTCCCCGTGGAAACCTTTGAGGTTGGGCGTGACTCCATGCTCGGTCCAATTGGCCAGGAGCATCATGGCGGCGAGGTGGGCCCCAGCTGAGTGTCCGCACAGGTAAATTCCCCTTGGGTGGGTCAGAGCAGAGAGCTGGGTTTGCATTCAGTATAACCAAAGCAACAGGCCAGTATCAAGGAGTCCCAATTTGCCTTCTGTTCCAAAGCCAGAGGGGGCAGTTGGGCTGCATCCAAGAAGCTTAATCTACTGTCCGCCCACTCAGTCTGACAAAAGGAAAATCTACAGTGATACCCACTGGTTGCCTGGATACTGTTTCTGGACAAACACGACGCTCTGGGTCACCTGGTCTACCATCTGGTCCAGGGTGCCTGTGCAGAGGGTAGGAGCTATGTCAGGCTCCGCCGGGGGCCCTCTCCCCTCCAAAGCCCACCAGCCCTTGCATCTGCAGGACTACCCTCATTACCTTTGGGGGCAATGTCATAAGCCACTATCACCACAGCCACTCCCTGTGCTGTCAGTGGGCTGACCATGAAGGCTGACGAGTCTTTACTGCAGAAGGAGACAAAGACATGACAACTGGAGGCCACTTGGCCACTAGGCTGCTTCTGTGTCCTGTCCACCAAGAGCGCTGTCCCTCTCTGACCTGGTGCAGTAAGGGAAGAAGGGAGTTTTGTCCTTGCCACATCACATGCCAACTATGGGACCCTAGAGAGTATATTTAACCTCTGAGCctgatttcctcctctgtaaaataggaacAATTATGTTCTTTCTCTTAGGGTGCTGTTTTTGAGAATTGAAGGAGGTGAGACATGTAGAGAGCTTCACAAAGCAAAGGGTAAAGATGCAATAAATGTAGCATTAAGATGATATGCTTGAAGGGCAGTAGATCCTATAACAGGCAACTCCTTAGTAACATCCTAGGGAACAACAGCGTCCCTGAAGATCCCAAATTCCCCTCTGCTTATCTTAAGATGACCCGTggtcccagtttgcctgggactctctctcttttttttttaccactgaaAGCCCCAGGTCCTTGGAAACCACTCACTTCTGAGCAAACAGGGATGGTTAGTCACTGTGGTTTTCCATTTGATTAGAGTAGACTGAACAGGCTTTCACTGGGTATAGTGGATCCAATAGTGTCCCCCCCCAAAACATATCCAAATCCTAAACCCCAGAACCTGCaactgtgaccttatttggaatagGGGCTATGCAGATATAATTCAGAATCTAGAGATGGCGTCATCCGAGATTTAGGATGGGCCTTAAATCAAACGACTGGTGACATTgtaaaagaaaggagagggaggattGAAATACAGACACACAAAGACCACGTAAAGATGAAAGTTGAGGTTGAAGTGATGCGGTCACAAGGCGAGAAAGACCCGGACCCCTCAGAAGCTGCAAGAGGTAAGAACGGGTCCTCCCCCAGAGCCTTcggagggagcgcggccctgcccacaccttgatgaatttcagacttctggcctccagaactgtgaggtaaGACATTTCTGTTGTTGGAGCCCCCAAGTTTCTGGTAAGTTGTTGCAGCAGCCCTAGGAAGTGAAGAGTCCAGGCAAAGATgaatctcccttttcctccatTCATCCAAATCCCCTGACTCACCTTCCACTCTGCCAGTATCCTCCGTGAAAAAACACGAGGAACGGCAAGGCTGTAGGACAAAACAAAGGGCATGTGGGCCGAGGCAGGGCTCCCAGCTGAGATCTATGGGGGACCACTAGCCCCCGCTTACCTTCAGACACTGTCTCAGGAAAGTAGATGTCCAGTTTCTCCCCTTCGCCATCTCCATAGGGGACATCGGGCAGGTTCCTCCTGGTGGCCTGGGCCCTCTTGGTAGCTGTCTCCAGAAAAGGACAAGTCTCTGTCAGCACAACCTCAGGCAGTAGCAACCTCTATTTTATTTCAGGCAGAAACCTCTTTGCCGAAAGCCCCTTTGGGTTGACCAGTTAGCTCCAGCTATCAGTGCTTCCCCAAGTCCTCATGGTAATCGGGGCTGGGGTCTGAAGCATCCCACAGGTGCATAGTTACAAAGAAACCAGACTGGCCCATCCAAGTGGGGGCCAGTACTATCTGTGACATCTGTCTCTGGTGAGCTGGCAGTTCTGATAGGCACCATTTCGACCACTACTTTATTACATGCTTATTATGTGTTTTACACTTGGCTATGTGCTCTGGGAAGTATAAACTTTTCCAAGTATTTGGAAAAATAACCTTCTAGGAACTAAGATATAAAAtcacttgagggacttccctgctggcacagtggttaagaatccacctgccaatgcaggggacacgggttcaagccctggtctgggaagatctcacatgccgcggagcaactaagcccgtgtgccacaactactgagcccgcgagccacaactacttcagcctgtgtgcctggagcctgtgctccagaacaaagagaagcccgcacactgcaacaaagagtagcccccgctcgttgcaactagagaaagcgcgtgcacagcaacaaagacccaacgcccccaaaaaataaataaataattttttaaaaaaatcacttgaaataaatagataataaaacaatatgaatatataattgaGCACCAAGATGGGAGAGGTCAGATGGATGCGAAAATTGGCTAGGACTGGGGTCGGGAGAAAGGAGGAAGTACATTTACGTAATTTACCTTAAGTAAATTAAATACCAAAGGCAAAGGCCTAGAGGTGGGATGGGACTCTGTATGTTCATGTTGCAGTAAACAATGTCCCCTCAAGGCCCCACTTCAATCACCGAAACCCAGGAAGCTCAGCTCCCTCCACCACTGGGTGCCAGAGAGTGTAAACTGGTAAGTTCTTCCTGGGGGTCAACTTGGAAATATGTATCAAAGCCCAAGAAGATCATATTCCTTGATGAATAAGTCCTTATCcataattaaggaaataatcagaaatattCTTAAGGACTTGTTTTAAAGATGCCCACACTAATGCTATTTATGACAGCAAAACATTGGACACAGCCCAAGTGATCTACAATAGAAAACAGGTAAAATACATTATGGTATATCCCCTTTCtctcctgtatttatttatttatttatttattttatttttttgcggtacgcgggcctctcactgctgtggcctctccctctgcggagcacaggctccggacgcgcaggcccagcggccgtggctcacgggcccagccgctccgtggcatgtgggatcctccaggaccggggcacgaacccgcgtcccctgcatcggcaggcggactctcaaccactgcgccaccagggaagcccgaatatgggatttttagagcagtgaacaCAAATTGGGAGGCAGTGTCTGTCAGAACCAGTGGACAAGCTGGAGAAGCTGGGGGAGGTCAGTGGGGTGGGGTTCTGGGGCTAAGTCACAGTGAGTTCATAGCCAAATCTGTGATAACCAAAGTCAGAGAAAAACCAGGTTTCCCAGGAGGAGGGAGTGGAAACCAGCAGAGTGGCACAGGCTGAAGAAGTGGAGAGGTGGGGTCAGGAGAGAAGACAAAGGCTCCCCCTtcttcccagcacctagcacagtgccccaTGCCCCCAGGGCATGAGGATCTGCAGATGGACAGAGAGAAGTGGTAGTGCtgcaaaagatttaaaataatttattgagctgaaattcacataacaaaattaactattttagggactttcctggttagcgcagtggttaagaatccgcctgccaatgcaggggacacgggttcaatccctggtccgggaagatcccacatgccatggagcaactaggcccatttgccacaactactgagcttgcactctagagcccgcgagccacaactactgagccctcgtgccacaactgctgaagcccgcacacctgaagcccgtgctctgcaacaagagaagccaccgcaataagaagcccgtgcaccaccacgAGGAGTAGGCCCCcactctgcaactagagaaagcccgcgtgcatcaacaaagaccagacgcagccaaaaataaataaacaaatttttaaaaaaattaaccattttaaagtgaataattcAGTGGCACTTAGCACATTCACAACGTCATGCAACCATCACccctatctagttccaaaacattttcatcaccccagaagaaCACCCCCTACCTGTTACACAGTGTCTCCCCAAACCCCCCTTATCCCAGACACTGGCAACCACTAACTGCTTTCCGTTCCTAtggatttccctattctggacatttcacataaatgtgaCCTTTTGTTCCTGGCTTTCTTCACTGAGCATTATGttttcagggtccatccatgttctagtatgtatcagtacttcatgaCTTTTGAGGGCCAAaaactattccattgtatggacatatcacatttttttatccattgatctgtggatgaacatttgggctgtttccaccttttggcaacTGTGAGTAAtgctatgaacatgtgtgtacatgtactcGTTTGAGAActtattttcaattctttggggttagaaataattttttaaattaattaattaattaaatttttttggctgtgttgggtcttcatttctgtgcaagggctttctcgagctgcggcgagcggggaccactcttcatcgcagtgcgtgggcctctcacgcgAAAGGCCTCTCCGCGGcctttcgttgcggagcacaggctccagacgcgcaggctcagtagctgtggctcacgggcctagttgctccgcggcatgtgggaccttcccagactagggcttgaacccgtgtcccctgcattggcaggcagattctcaaccactgtgacaccaggaaagcccaataatttttaaaattgaagtgtagttgacttacaatattatattagtttaaagtgtacaactcagtgattcaacattttatagattatactccatttaaagttattacaaaacaatggctatgggcctccctggtggcgcagtggttgggagtccgcctgccgatgcaggggacgcgggttcgtgccccggtccgggaagatcccacgtgccgcggagaggctgggcccgtgagccatggccgctgagcctgcgcgtccggagcctgtgctccgcagagggagaggccacaacagtgagaggcccgcgtaccgcaaaaaaaaaaaccccaaaacaaaaaaaaacaatggctatatttccccgtgctatacaatatatcctgttgtttctctattttattttatacatagtatgtcttctagaaataatttttaaggaaGGCTGTTTATGCTATTAAAAACAAGATTGCACATTATAAGTACAGAACGCTTTCTcctaggagaaaaaaagaaactagaagaaatCATATCACAATGTTAACAATGGGTGACAATTATTGACGGTTTTATTTTCTACAATCCTTTTCAATCAGCAAATGCtccttttgtaatcagaaaacaATTGTTGCCTAAAATAGCCAACCTCAGATAGTGTGGAGCAGGGCTATTATAATGTGGTCTGTGGACAATGGGTGTCCCACACTGTTTGCTACTGGTCCATGATGAACTAAGTAAAAAGGTGGAGGTAAACATCTGGAATACATGCAGTTTGGTAGAATGGCTGTGTCTATTAAACTTAACAAGAAATTAGGgctttcaaacaaaaacttgggcCTAGCTGGCAGGTTGGCTGAGCAGGAGGGGAGGCGGAGCACGGGGTCactgcccctgccctgcctctgGCAGTCCTGCAGCAAGAGCTCCTGGGTGCCTGGTCCCGAGCAGATGAAGTGCCTGGACTCTGGGAACTGTCCCAAGAGGCTGGGGTTGGGaggctcctcctccctgccccggTTTCCTGGAACAACGCCACATGCTAAAGTCCCCCTGAAGCGGCCACAGAGAGATCCCCCGTTACCCTCATTTCCTATTTGTGAGTAGGTCCTCAAGGCCTCCTCTGCTCCCAGTCGGACGACCCATCTGCTGGGGGAGTACTGATTCTCCAGCTCCTACGGGACACAGACACGAAGTTCCATAAGACCTTTGACCTCCACACAGACTGTGCTCCCGCCCCTCCGTGTGCCTGGATGCTCCTCTCGGCCTGGAGAAGCCCCTTCCCTGATATCTCAGGCTCCCATAGATGCCCTTAGCTTCCTTCGAGCCCCTCCAGTCTCCAGCCTGGCAATCCACTCCCCACTCTCCCCCCACTAACTAATTAGGCGTTTCAGATACAACATTGCAGATGCTGCCAGATCCATGGTCTAGAGCAATGGCCATGCCTTTAACCAGCGGGACAGCCTTACAGGGAAATGAGGTCCCATAGATCTGTCCCAGTTAATGCCATCATGGGTACCACTTCTACAGCAGCTAAGACCACAGGAAGCCAGGGAGCTGGGGTGGCCACTGCTGAGAAAGTGATGTAGAGCTGATATTCCCTGAAAAGGTATGATTCTGACTGCAGGTGGACGCAGCACAATCAGTGAAACAGAGGTGAAGAGGAAGGAATCAAAGGTCAGTTTGGAAATGTTGACCAGCCAGATTGCTGAAACACAGAGGTGAGGCTGGGAAGCGGGGCCTGGGGGGTGGAGGGTCTTGAATATCAAGCTAAGATGTTCAGACTTAACGCAGAAAGTAATAAGGAACCAGGTTTTGGAGAAAGGGCTCAgaggcaaaacaacaacaacaaaaaaacaggtgAAGGCTGGACTGGAAAATTTGAAGACAGGTGGTCTCATGGAAAGGTcttgggctctggaatcagatggGCTGAGTGAGTGCCATCCAAGCTCCATCACCTGCAGGCTCTTTTACCCTGGGCAACTTACTTACagtcagttccctcatctgtataatgggcaaAACAACAGTACTTTACTTCATTCACATGACTTATAGCTTTCAGCCTTGTGAGACTGTATACCTTGTGAGGCTGAAAGCTATAAGGCATGTAAATGAAGTCAAGCTAACCACTCAAATGTGGGCTTCCCCCTCTTCCCATTGAACAGGGTTCTTGGCCAGGGGTCTTTGGATCTGTACAATCTATGCCCGTCGGATGTTTGCAGTCATACCTCGCTCACTCTGTGACTGCTATCATCGTCATctgttattattgctattatttataataatgataatgcaaTGGGTTTCTGAAAGTGCTCTGATattataggtgtgtgtgtgtgtgtgtgtgagacagagagagagacagacagacagagagagaccgaAAGAGAGAGGTTAGGATTTCTTGGGGGCAGTATCTGTAACTGTCACCACATTCTTAGATGCGTCCGTGACCAGAGAAAGAACCACTACCTGAAATGTAGGAAAACTAGTTAGGAAGTTATAACTGAATGATATGCATAACAAATGCTTTGCATATGTGGTTTCTAACCCTCATAACCATCCCTCAGTAAATACCAGCCCTCTGGTATTTACTCCTTCAGGTCTGACACATCCTCCACACATTGCACAATCTCAGATTAAGGTCCGGAACTTTGGCCCCAACCTCATCCCGGTTTACGGATATTGACATAGCCaaggctggacttccctggcggtccagtggttaggaatctgagcttccactgcaggggcacgggttcgatccatggtcaggggactaagatcctgcatgttgcgcagtgcggccaaaaaaaaaaaaaaaacgtagaaAGACATAGCCAGGGCTTCCATTTCCTCTACCCTTAAAATCAGGCTAGCAAAAGCCTACCTGTGGCGAGaagtaaaatatcaataaatcacAGTGCTAAAGCTTTTGGgagctggcacacagtaggctatCAACGGCGCCCACAGGAGTGGTTCTAAACTTTTCTCTTAACCCCCATCTCATCTCTGAACCACACTCCTCAGCCCCAGCCTCTCCCGGTGATCCGCCTACCTCTTTAGACATCCTCTTCCAGGGAGCCCCGTGCTTGGGACCTCCGCCCAAGCCGTCCATCCTGCTGTGTACGAGCCGACAGACGCCCGGGACGCCTTTTTATGCCAGGAGGGCCGGGCTCTGGTCAGGCCCCGCCCCTGGGAGCCGCGCCCACCGCCCTGGTGAGCTGAGCCTGATGCGCGCGTTCCCGGTCCCTCCCACGAGGGGGCGGGCTGAGGTCAAATCTCCCGCCGGTCCCACAGCCGCACGCTGATTGGCTCCGGGCCGGCGGCGCCGGCTCCCGATTGGCCCGAGCTCCGGGGATAAAGAAGCACGGCGCGGGAACCGGCGTGAGCCTGcagggcggcggcagcggcggcgggtCCTCGATTTGTGATCTCCCTGAAGGCACCATGAGCTGCATCAACATGCCCACCGTGCTGCCCGGCTCCCCCAGCAAGACCCGGGGGCAGATCCAGGTGCGGGCCGCGGGgcgagggcgggggcgggggcggagtcGTGATTGGGGCCCGGGTGTCCGTGCGCACCGGGGCCCAGtgacctctccttctctcctaggTGATTCTCGGACCCATGTTCTCAGGAAAAAGGTAATGGCCTCGCGGGACGGGGGTGGGCCGGGACCTCTTCCTCCACTTCCCTGCTTCTCCTCCAACCCCCGGGACCCCGTCCTTCTCCCCTGACGCCTCACGACACCGAGCCTGCCGCCCCTCTCAGAGCCCCGCCTCTAAAGCAGCCCCCACTGCCCGACCCCCGCGTTCGCGCCCAGGATGCCCCTCCTCCGTGAGATCCTACCGGAGGAGGAGCTCCTCCCCTTCCCGTCCGGGTCGGAACCTCTTCCCCTTGGGGTCATTCAACCACCGCTCCTTCCGGGAGCTGGTCACAGCTGCTCACCGTTTAGCCCCTCACTGAAGCCCTCTCTGAAGGGTATATCTACAGCGGCAAGGCCCTGTGCGCCCTGCAGTGTCTGTGGCTTTCTTCCAGTGTGACTGTTTCCTTAGATGGCCCAGGAGCGTAGTTACTCTCCACACTGAAGAGTCAAGCGCTGGTGCCTTTGCTTCCCTGAAGTGATAGCACCAATCCCAGTAAGCCCCCAGTAACTCCCCTGGCCCCCCTTCCTATATGGCGCTGGGGGATCACTCCAGCTCAAATCCCTTGCCCACGAtggtgaggctcagggtgggCTTTTGGACTCAGAGGCAAAGCGCTTCCGCACCAAAAGGTTCTGTGAAGTTAGTTCAGGCTATGTGAAGAACTGTGGGGTGAGATTACTTTGGAATGGAATCTGAACCCCTCTCCTGTGCATGTGGTCTTTGCTTTGCCCCGGACAAAATCACTCCTCCAGCCCTTCCCTGAATCACCTGGGGGCATCACCTTCTTTGCCACCCTCCCCACAGAGAATGACTACCAGCCCAGACATGCTCCTCCCTCCTGGGTCTAGACTGAACTCTCTGTGTGGGCCCTTTCTGTCCTCACTGGTCCTTCCCACGCTCTGCCTTGCAGCCTTCCCATCCATTGGTGGGGCTCAGGCTGTATACCCCTAGAAGGCGGTAGGGAGCCCCACTTGTGCTGATGGGGTCTTCCTCGCCCACACTTACGCATGGGCCTTACCTTGCAGTACTGAGCTGATGAGACGGGTCCGTCGCTTCCAGATTGCCCAGTACAAGTGCCTGGTGATCAAATATGCCAAAGACACGCGTTACAGCAGCAACTTCTCCACGCATGACCGGTCAGTCCCTGCCCCTTCTGTCCTGTCCCCACACCTTTCGTGAGAAGCCCAGTGACGAGTCACAGAGCATACTGTCAGAACTCTTTAGAGAGGATGGTTAATAATGCTGATGCCGGGCAGCGAACAGTTCAAATCTGCAGACTTTCCAGGTTGCTTGGCAAGGTACCCTAGAACTTGGCCCTTCTTGGGGCTCTAGCCCAGCGGTTCCTAACGGGACGTGATTTTGCCTGCTAACGTCTATTtgcaatgtctggagacgtttTTTAGTTTTCACAACAGGAGGAGGTAAGGGCATGATGGCAGCTAGTGGGTAAAGAGCAGGGATGCCACTACATCCTACGATGCACAGACAGCCCCATAACAAAGCatgatccagccccaaatgtcagtaatgtctggccaaggttgagaaaccctgctcttgACCTATGTGGAGGTTGCAGGCTGGTTTTGTTGGCCTGCAGGCtgaattttatttaagtttttagtTGGCTTGTCCTCGCTGACTCCCTGTCTCGTGGCCTTTGTGCATCGCCCTTTTATGTTTATCTGCCTGTGTCCTGTGGACATTTCAGCCTGCAGCCTGAGGTTGGGAGGTTAAATTTAGTACCACTCCTGCCATTCCGTACAGCATTTAGGGCCTGATGTTTTGGAGCCTGAGACACTTTTCTCGTCTTCCAGGTTCATCCGCCTGAGCCCCCAGCATCAAGGCTGTGCTGTGTGTGGTTTCAGGGTGGGAGTGCGAGGGGCTCTGAAGCTGGGCAGGTGGTGAGGCGGAGAGGGCCCAGGACTTGGAGTTAAGTAAAACGTTGAGTGATGTTTCCTGGACATGTTGCCTGAGGCAGGTCATTTACATCTCCAAGTTTGCTTTCTCATCCTTAAAACATAGGTGTCTGCTGCTCAGGTCCCGGCGAGTGTCAGGGGAGGACAGTGAAAGCAGTGGAGAAGATTAGAAGTGCAGCTTCTGGGTCTGTCAGATGGGGGTGGAATCCAGGCTCTGCCCCAGTGTCACAACTCCTCTCTAACCTGGGCTGTAGAGGCCCAGACGAGCTGCAGCAGAGGCCTAGCTCTTGGCAGGGGTGACAGTGCTCCAGAGACGCTGCTCTTGCTGAAGCCGGAACCGGCTTACTGCGTTGCCTGCAGGATCGCAGCAAGATAATCACTAAGCAGTAGTTGTAAAGTTTTGCATAAATGTATAGCTGCAAAACTGCAGAGGCTTCAGGAAACTCCTAGCTCCTTGGAAGGG
Protein-coding sequences here:
- the AFMID gene encoding kynurenine formamidase isoform X1 produces the protein MDGLGGGPKHGAPWKRMSKEELENQYSPSRWVVRLGAEEALRTYSQIGNEATKRAQATRRNLPDVPYGDGEGEKLDIYFPETVSEALPFLVFFHGGYWQSGSKDSSAFMVSPLTAQGVAVVIVAYDIAPKGTLDQMVDQVTQSVVFVQKQYPGNQGIYLCGHSAGAHLAAMMLLANWTEHGVTPNLKGFFLVSGIYDLEPVMHTSENAPLLTTLEDAQRNSPQWRLKTAPTQPVDPACRILVTVAQHDSPEFHRQSREFYQTLRQGGWKASFEELHDVDHFEILWNLTQKDYVLTQDFPGGAVVKNPPANAGDRGLIPSPGRSHMSRSN
- the AFMID gene encoding kynurenine formamidase isoform X2, whose amino-acid sequence is MDGLGGGPKHGAPWKRMSKEELENQYSPSRWVVRLGAEEALRTYSQIGNEATKRAQATRRNLPDVPYGDGEGEKLDIYFPETVSEALPFLVFFHGGYWQSGSKDSSAFMVSPLTAQGVAVVIVAYDIAPKGTLDQMVDQVTQSVVFVQKQYPGNQGIYLCGHSAGAHLAAMMLLANWTEHGVTPNLKGFFLVSGIYDLEPVMHTSENAPLLTTLEDAQRNSPQWRLKTAPTQPVDPACRILVTVAQHDSPEFHRQSREFYQTLRQGGWKASFEELHDVDHFEILWNLTQKDYVLTQIILKTIFRES